One Mycobacteroides abscessus ATCC 19977 genomic window carries:
- a CDS encoding DoxX family protein, with product MLVRHIARPMLGSIFIVAGADGLTRPSASVAATEPLVSSLLEHTPESARRYLPSDPQTYVRIHGATQLAAGLALASGKLPRISAWVLAGTLVPATLTDQAYWRQTDPALKLQQKTHFWKNISILGGLIIAGIDTEGRPGLSWRARRAARDAVAAVTSALPGVEQTSQSLGAKTLELGEATRERIPDLVEHARERGAEIAETAQRRGSQFAETASRRGSELAERLSERGSELASAAEKGRHQVEALAADPPPRVRRFVHAFIRR from the coding sequence ACCGATGCTCGGGTCCATCTTCATCGTCGCGGGCGCTGACGGCCTCACCCGCCCGTCCGCATCCGTGGCCGCAACCGAACCGCTGGTCAGCAGTCTGCTGGAACACACCCCGGAATCCGCCCGCCGCTATCTGCCCAGTGATCCGCAGACCTACGTACGAATCCACGGCGCCACGCAGCTGGCCGCCGGTCTGGCGCTGGCAAGCGGAAAGCTACCGCGGATCTCGGCATGGGTGCTCGCCGGCACTCTGGTACCTGCGACGCTGACCGACCAGGCGTACTGGCGTCAAACCGATCCGGCCCTCAAGTTGCAGCAGAAAACGCATTTCTGGAAGAACATCTCCATCTTGGGCGGTTTGATCATCGCCGGCATCGACACCGAGGGACGCCCGGGCCTATCGTGGCGTGCCCGCCGGGCGGCCCGTGACGCCGTGGCCGCGGTGACCTCTGCACTCCCCGGAGTGGAGCAGACCTCACAATCCCTCGGGGCGAAGACCCTGGAGCTGGGAGAGGCCACGCGCGAACGGATTCCGGATCTCGTCGAACACGCGCGTGAACGCGGCGCCGAGATCGCCGAAACCGCTCAACGACGGGGCAGCCAATTCGCGGAGACCGCCTCGCGCCGAGGAAGCGAACTCGCGGAACGGCTCTCCGAGCGCGGCAGCGAGCTGGCCAGCGCGGCCGAAAAGGGCAGGCACCAGGTCGAGGCGCTTGCCGCCGACCCGCCACCTCGCGTTCGCAGGTTCGTGCACGCGTTCATTCGCCGCTAG
- a CDS encoding TetR/AcrR family transcriptional regulator has protein sequence MPTRTNAADVPATRRARQRAQTTDEIKALARRQLADGGTGALSLRGIAREMGMAPAALFRYFETQAALITALCVDANGALAQAMSDGQKAAPESDSAARLRAAFVAARRWALAHPGDFALLSGTPIPGYAAQPAETGPAAMRVIASFMDAYLRAVAAGEAVPRRTRFRPSAPGPLLVAMFGEDTAPPIDPAIIGIGIFAWASITGYLAGEVFGSLGDLVADSDALYHDHVDTVLCGMGFAGV, from the coding sequence GTGCCGACCCGGACGAATGCTGCGGATGTGCCGGCGACGCGGCGGGCTCGCCAGCGCGCGCAGACAACGGACGAGATCAAGGCGCTCGCGCGCAGGCAGCTCGCAGACGGTGGAACGGGAGCATTGTCGTTGCGCGGGATCGCTCGGGAGATGGGCATGGCGCCCGCCGCGCTGTTCCGCTACTTCGAGACACAGGCGGCCTTGATCACGGCACTATGCGTTGACGCCAACGGCGCTCTTGCCCAAGCGATGAGTGACGGGCAAAAGGCGGCGCCCGAGTCTGATTCGGCCGCCAGACTGCGGGCGGCCTTCGTCGCCGCCCGGCGCTGGGCTCTTGCTCATCCCGGCGATTTCGCACTGCTCAGCGGAACCCCCATACCGGGTTATGCTGCTCAGCCAGCTGAAACCGGTCCTGCCGCAATGAGAGTCATTGCCTCCTTCATGGATGCTTATCTCAGGGCGGTAGCCGCCGGCGAGGCCGTCCCGCGGCGGACGAGGTTTCGGCCCTCGGCTCCGGGGCCCCTTCTTGTCGCGATGTTCGGCGAAGACACAGCCCCGCCGATCGATCCAGCGATTATTGGCATTGGGATCTTCGCCTGGGCCTCGATCACCGGATACCTTGCCGGTGAGGTCTTTGGCAGCCTCGGTGATCTTGTCGCGGACAGTGATGCGCTCTACCACGATCACGTCGACACCGTCCTGTGCGGTATGGGTTTTGCGGGTGTTTGA